In the genome of Thunnus albacares chromosome 16, fThuAlb1.1, whole genome shotgun sequence, the window cacacacacacacacacacacacacacacacacatatatacatacagaacTCCCTAGATAATACAGTAATGTCAGTGGTCCCAAACTTATGTCTCATGCAATGTTTCCTGTCATTCGTAGCTTGTGTCACATTACGGTCAATGTTACTGGAGAAATCTGATTCTTGATGACAATGTGGCGACTGCACTCACACATTCATACTGTTGTTAACGGTTATGGACCTCCTTGAACTAAGCACAAGATAAGGAAGAACGTCTTGAGAAATAACATGTGGGAATTCATTTTTCCTCATCACACTTCCACCCTATGTTTCATTAGTTGAAGCTAAAAACGTGTTTTCTATAGTTTGGAGAATCTCTTGGGTTTATCTCATTATCGCtttttctgaaaatgtaatCTCCATTCTTTACATATGTTGGGATTTATTTGCTCCCTACATTTCAGTTAAGTTGTCCAATTTGAATCTCATGACTTGCACATTAGAGAAATGACTTCAAATTGTTCAAGCTGCCAGAGTGAGTTCagtataatttaataatttactctaaattacatttcaaatcTTTCCTTCATTATTGAGTTAGTTTTGTCATACAAGATATCATCTTATTAGAGTGAAAGCCTACAGTCTATGTACTATATACACAACATCTATATCAGATTTTTCCTCTACATCCAGACAAATATGGGACAGCATCTCCATTAAACAGTGAGATTACTCCtaacacaaaccaaacaaagtCAGTAAGTCGAGTAAATTCATCTTTATTATacttttggactgttgtttatgttgacagaaaagCTGTGAAATACAGATTTAGCAAAGCAtcttaaaacagacaaaataacatAACGCCAGTGTTTCCACTAAAGTGTACTGTGTTTCGCAGTAGACAGGAATTCATGTGGCCATCCATCAGGGTATGAAAACAACTTTTGGAGGACTCTGTTTTGCAGTGAGGAAGCAGAAGCTCGAACAAGCATCGTTTTTCACATTGTTGTGTGTTGGCTCATCTATGAAATATGAGCTAGTGATGCATTAAGTGCTCCGGATCACGTGGATGATTTCTCAATCTGTGCTTGTGGAATGCAAGCAGTCTTCTATGTACATTAGATTCACAGTAACAGCACAGAGACGCACAGGGAGGGACATGAAAGGGCCGTAAACTGCAAATGTTTCAGTTAAGTTAATTCTGTAGCTTGAAATGGGTAAATACTGTCTCATTCATAACATACTGAACATTTCTTATCATATTGGAGTCCAAATGTAGTTAGTTTAGTGTTTCATCTCATGACAGACAGTACATACTGGCAGATCGCTACAGTGATACATCAGAACAACACATTTATTGCATGTATACAatttaaatacatgaaatagAAAGCCAAATTTTCCttcaaaaacaagaagaaacagtcGAAAAATGTGTGGTTAAGTGTTTGTTACCATCACAAAAACAGCTGTGTGATCACTCTCTGGACTGACAGGTTAGTTTAGATTACTTTCAAAACGGTGAataataactgattaatcattttttcaattaataaCCCTCAGGAAAACTCCCAGCTCAGTAGCCCATGTAATGCGTAAGActtaatacatttacattacaaataaTAACACTGATACATGTGGtcatatgcatacatacatacatacatacaatagtCAGGATGTGCCCACACAAAAccatgaacatgtgaacattCAACATTCAAAGTCCTATACAATAAACAATACCCATAATATAGTTTCATATTATAGTCACAGTATTTTCAAACATGTTAATGAAAtccagaaatgtttaaaaaataataaaaccactTCTCCCCTGCTAGTTTCACATTGGAGAAACACATCCTTCTTCATTTCGGTGTCCATCCAGTTGCTACGGTAAATGATGGTGATGTCATGAACTCCCACACAAATATGAACATCAGCACATCACGTTACAAAATTTTAAAAGTTGATAATTGATTTAggccattttcttttttatggtAACTGAAGGTGTTACACCACTAGAGCTCTTCCACTTTCTATTACACTGTTCAAtctgtttggtgtgtgtgtgtctgtgtgcttccacatatttgtatttctgtgtattCTCAAACCACCAGCCAGGAAGTCTTTGTAGTTGTTTAATACGTCACCATGAAACAAAAGCCAGAATCATCAGCCGTGCCAGGAGACAGAAATAATCCAGGACCTCGGACTACAAgagctgtaaaatgttttggCTCTCATGAGGAATAATGTAGTTGACATTAGTTTATTGATTAGATCAGATAATAATAGTTCCTATCATAAATATAGTTTTAATGGGGATAAacagtttatttgcatatttatatccctgtccttcttcttccaAAATGATCCGTctgctttcttctctttttgttttcacattgtcgcatctctctcattttcttctaATAGTTCAGATCAACTTATATTTTGCTCTATTGTAGTGTATTGTACACTTTTACTAATTACCATATCAGCTGTCCTATCATCTCTAACATCCGTCCTACCTAACGACTCCCAGTATCTCAAACTTAAAACACAAAAGAGCACGTTGGGCTAAAGACTTGACTTTAATCGTACGACTCATCCAGATCTAGTTTTTCTACCCTCATAAGACATTTCAGCACTTCACACTTGTAGCATTTGAATCCAAATGTTACTAGAAGTCAAATCctacagaatttaaaaaaaaacaaactgtcagtcTTTGTCTTTTACATCACACAAAAGTTTGCAGCCAATGTGCTAACAATCAAATCtaatttttatttgaatgtaacTCAGTATTCCTTTGTAATATATACCTCTTGAAGGTAACGAAAGACTGCAGATGTCgaataacagaaacagagagcTTGAAGTTTGGGAAAAGGGTCTTTCATGTTCAAATATCTTCTGCTTGTATTTGGACTTTTTCACTATAATGCTACGAGTAGTTTCCTATTTTAAAAGGGGATATTTTTCTGTGGAGGGAGGTGGGGTGTACTTACATGTTTGAGGACGGGCGATGGAGAAGCTTATATTTATTCAGGTATTTTCCTCTTGGAAGGAGGCACAAGGTGTGCTGGCAGATCTGACGGCAGTTCATGTCCCTCCAGTTTCACTTTGATCAGGTGATTGGCCAACGCAAATTCCTCATCGTCAAGCATCCCGTCCTTATCGATATCTGCCAGCTTCCAGATCTTTCCCAGCACTGTATTGGGCAGTTTTGACTTCACCATCTCCTTCTTGGCATTGGCTCCCGTCACCTTCCCGTTGACAGGAGACAGTGTGTAGAAAATCTCGTCGTAAGCAGGTTTGTCACGCGCAACGACCCACTCTGCTTCGTCGATGCCTTCGCCGGCTCCTTCGCCATACCCGTGACCGAATGGGCCGTCCAAAGTGCCGTCAAAGGCACCGCCCTTGACAACTGCGTTGGGGCGCTGCGTTTCCTCTTGGCGGACAAGGACCATCAAGCTAGCAATGTCGTTGGCTAGCATGTCATCCACTGACTCCAGGAGTTTGGGCTTAAGAGGCTGGAACTTGGTGAGATCCTGAGCTTGGAGTTGGTCCTGGGAGAGGAAGGCAGAAAGCAAAACAACCACAAGTTTAGGTCTTATCTATCTAAACATCTATCTATAATTCCTTTGCTCTTCCGTCTTTACCTGCATCTTCTTCAGATTTGGAAAGTCTCCAGGTGATATCTGATGTTCTCTTTCGATGCGTTTGTAGATATCTCCCAGGCTGCTGATCAGTTCTTTCTTCTTGTTGTCCTTCCCAAACACAGAAGGCATCTCTTTCTTCAGTGAGCTGATGATGTAGGCATGGACCTGCATTGGGAGATTGTAAGATACTTATGTTGTCAACAGAAAATCTATGCAGTGGGGAGTTAATGTCGGCCTACTTTAAAGTTTGTTTAACTGTTGACTTCTACTCGGTGTAATACACATATATAGGTATAGGTAGCCTATAAAGGATGGCTATGTATTAAGAGGGAGACCTGTGACAAAACTCTACCAAAACTGAAATACAGGAAGAGTTTAATGGGTCTATaaattctttaaaatgtttggaCCACAACATACAAGCAGATTAACACAGGTATCTGTGTTAACTGTCTGTTAAGTGGGCCAGAAATACAATTTCTTGCaggttatttgtgtttttattgttgtcctGTTCATGCCctttataattttttttggAATAACAAGCTTTTGATAAATGTCTCAAATataacatcagcagcagcagacggTTGCAACATGGCCTCTGGGGACCCTTAACTCTCCTTTAACCAGATTAGTCATACAGTAAATCTCTCAGATTACcttttgacatttgtttttaatattcaactcaaactaaatattttaaaagtaatgGAAAAACCCGTATTTGTTATGTTGCTGtggtgatctgtgtgtgtgtgtgtgtgtgtgtgtgtgtgtgtgagtgtttccCTAAATCCATCTCATGTCCTTGAAGCTCATCACAAAACACGCATGTACACACCCAATCAGCtgtcaaacaggaaaacagtaCTCAATTCTCAGTTTGTTCaatctgtgtgagtgtttgagtgtgtgcatCCTCTGTGTATTTACTCCAACTACGACAGTCAGCAAGCGGACTGTCGCCTCTTGTACCTGACTTCCTGTCCGtagaggaaacaggaaataattCACTCAGAGGAGAGTGCCACATTCGTCTGGTTCTATTGGTTCTGTGACAGCGAAAAGCTTTTTCTGTCAAGGTTAACAGCTGGTTGAGACGGGAAGAGTGAACAAGTGATGGGAAAGAATACACAATACATACTGTCGCAGCAGGAGTCCCATTATTTTAGCTATTtataaatgtctaaaaataaaaaagctcaGCACTAACTATCATCCCTAAAATACTCAAGCTTGGGTTCAGTtcaaacaaattaaatgcaaacaaacatgtttaatgcaGGAAGGCTTTTTTCTAGAACCTTCagttaagaaaataattggaaatgaccaataaaattgtaaattcattcatgtttgGCCAAATGGATTTAATACGGAATGGGGACCAAACTGATCCTACTGTGGAACAAAGGAATTTTAGTTACGGATCTGCAACAGTGCTTATTACATCCATCATTAATAACATCCACAGACAACAAGTTACTACATTTCGCAACAGTCATGTCATTCCATCCCTAGGTGGgtggttatttttatttcctgtgtaCCTTACCTTGGCTAGTCTGGCCCTCTTGATCAGATCATTGAGTTTTCTTAGTGCCGCATTCCTCGGTAAAGACTGAATGTCCTTGAATAAATCCTGTTCCTCCGCTTCAAACAGCTTCCTGTTGTCAGGAATCAACAGAGGGTGGGACCAAAATGAACCGATGTAGACACGAATCACCTGCCAGTGAGGAGACAAGAGAGGGAATCAGCGGCTGGTGAGACCAAAACAGTAAACTgtacataaaaatgtacaaaaaggtGAGTAAATATGTAAActttttaactttctttttgACTATTTAAGGCAGTGAGTCAGCAACTAACCTCATCAGGTTTCTGGTAACTAAAGAATACATACTTGAAGGAAAACCCACACTTATTCTAGTAATGTGCTGGCTCGTAGGCAGACATCAAAATAAGTGTGAAAGCCGCACACTCATAACACCGACACACTTATTTCAACAAATGATGATCAATGTTTTGGCAAATTGTCTTCCTCAGGATAAAAAACTGCAGTCAGATGCTACAAATAAGAGCAGTCAACCTAAGAGGCACCTAATAATACAGAAGTGCCTCAAAGCCAAGCAAATATGGACGCCTCATGTCAGTCACAGCACATTGTTTTATGTAATTACACCTAAATTTAATGGCTATAATGTAATTTTGccaatgcacagtattttaaatcctcATATGACCAACTCGGTTATCATACAGCGTTCCTGACTTGCTCACAAGTCCTTAACATGAGAGTCTTTCCATTCCTTCTCATCCATCAGATATAGTCTGAACGCAGCATAGGGGAAGCCTGACACCAAACACAAGCCCACATAAATCAAGAAATCAACCGGTAGAAACCAGAAAAATACAGGAGAAAAGTCAAAatagaaagtgaaagagagccACCTTTTGGCTGGAGCAGTGTCTTTAAAAATCAATGAGGAGTAAATGGTGCTGTAATGGTCCATAATTCTACTTTGCTGCATAATAATAGTGCTTTTAAAAAGTGGTTGGTAGGTACATGTGGCCACTGAACTGGTCTGAATTTTCTCCAAGAAAACTCCCAACTTCTAAAGTCAACTGTAAGGTAAAAAAAGTTGCCCAAAAGGAGTTTGAATTTTAAAGCTACTTTCTATTTCACAATGTCTTTCTATGTGTTTCTTCATGGCAATCCTACAAAATGAAGATATTATGGCGTAAAGACCAATACATTTGAGGGCATTTGCATGCAGGTTTTAACAGGTTATCACACTCAGCTGATGTATTTGCAGATATCATCACAGAAACTAAGTTTACTGTACCTCTGGGGTGTTGACTATTTTCCCCAGTGACCACATCAGGGCACCGTACACTCTCATCAACTGCTGCGTCTCTATCTGGTCAGCCTTGTTCAGCACAACCCTGAAGAGAACAACAGAACGGTGTTGATGTTGCATGCTTTGTGTTTCAATTAGATGTTTGCTTTGGTTattaaaatgtctgtaaatcaaTGACTCTTACAGTACCTGATCTTGTCTTCATGGTTCTTCAGGGCCTTTATCACCTCTGAAAACTCATCAGAGATGTCCAGTTTGTGGGCgtcaaacagtaaaatgatccTGTCCACACGCTCTGCAAACCACTCCAAGACAGCCGCAAAGTCATAGCCTgtgaggaggagacagaggaggaggagaaaaagggtGTGAAATAAAAAGGTGGAATAAAGATTTCAGATGAGGCAATAGGAGGGTTGAGATAAAAAGagaatgtgagaaaaaaagatgattgtGTATCATTTTATATCTCATTTCTTTGTTCCCATCCCATACTGGTGTCAAAATAGCATTAAGGAGAGGCATTTTAATTAAAAGGTTCAGACCGTTCACGTTACTGTTGACGCTCAGATCAGTcaattgtgtttttatgctgatgatcaACGCTATCTATATTCCAAAGAATCATAAACCTCAACTGTAATGTTGCAATATTCTGCAAAATAAACTATTACAATAGCCTCGGGTCACAGAGGAGGCAATGTGAAGGACGCCAATATTACAACATGTTGAGAGAAAAGaatgtgtgtttacagattGAGGCAGTCCTGCCAAGGTCCAAACTAAGCGGccttttaaaagtaaataatgaGGAGGGAAAGCCACACACTCCATAAGCATTTGGATAGtaaaacattgatttttcaTTAACTATTTATTTAGCTATATTAATAAACAGATTTGAGTTTTTACGTGATACAAGTCCAATGTTATCATGACcttgtgaatgaatgaagacaGACGTGGATGTATGTATGAgtgaattaattaataaatgctTGAATGAGTGAATTAATGACTGAGTCTGTCAGCAGAAGTACATCACAGACTGCTTTGACTTTCTGTCCCACTCAAGGACAAAACTCACTCTCACCTGCAGAAATTCCACAGAATATGAGAGGAGAACAAAGAACAAAAGGGACACAAGGAAGGATTAGTGTGCTTACTAAAACTGAAGGACACAGAATCAAAACCTGTAAATATTATGAGATGGCAACTAGGAGGCATTTGTTGTCAGTTGGCAGTAGGTACTGTAGTAGTTTAATGTTAATTCAGTGAGTGTCAGATGGATTTTCTGGAGAGCTACAAATGTGAAAGATTGTCTCCCTTTATATTACAAAACAATATCCTACAGAAGCAACCCCTGATTTATAAGAAATCAGAGACCCATATAAATATTTCTATTACCCAAGTCTGACCCAGTCTGGTCCACCCTCAAGAGTCTCAGTAGACAGACATAGCTGTGATAAAAATCACCCTTTTTACATACTTGCTAAACTGCCGATATTGCCGCTGTAGCTGAACTGCTGCTCCTGGCAGTAGAAGAAGAGTTATGAATTTCCTGGATTCACAAAAGGGTGATAATGCTGTGAAATCCCAAGATTCTGATTCTTGAGCTAT includes:
- the ehd3 gene encoding EH domain-containing protein 3, with product MFSWLGTDDRRKKEPEVFQTVSDGLKKLYKTKLLPLEESYKFHEFHSPALEDADFDNKPMVLLVGQYSTGKTSFIRYLLEQDFPGMRIGPEPTTDSFIAVMHGDTEGVIPGNALVVDPKKPFRKLNAFGNAFLNRFVCAQLPNPVLESISVIDTPGILSGEKQRISRGYDFAAVLEWFAERVDRIILLFDAHKLDISDEFSEVIKALKNHEDKIRVVLNKADQIETQQLMRVYGALMWSLGKIVNTPEVIRVYIGSFWSHPLLIPDNRKLFEAEEQDLFKDIQSLPRNAALRKLNDLIKRARLAKVHAYIISSLKKEMPSVFGKDNKKKELISSLGDIYKRIEREHQISPGDFPNLKKMQDQLQAQDLTKFQPLKPKLLESVDDMLANDIASLMVLVRQEETQRPNAVVKGGAFDGTLDGPFGHGYGEGAGEGIDEAEWVVARDKPAYDEIFYTLSPVNGKVTGANAKKEMVKSKLPNTVLGKIWKLADIDKDGMLDDEEFALANHLIKVKLEGHELPSDLPAHLVPPSKRKIPE